The sequence AACTCATGGAAAGCGGTAATTAGAAGCAGTTGCAGTCAAAATTCAGGATTTTGTGCTAATGAACGGGGCAAGTACAGTAAAGCTTATTGAATTGTATTGGATAATTCAATCCCGCTTATAACAGAAATACGCCCCTCCCTTAAGCATATCTAATCGACCTCTTTCGAGAATATGTTAGCCCGCCGTATCTTTGGCTTGAACAGCCCTGTCGGGCAGGATTAAAAAACATGGGAAACACCCCAACGCGCCCCTGAGGCAAACCACGCCATTATCTACCGGCGGTTTCTCTCCGGCGCATCAGGCGGTCGGCTCGGCAACCCGCTCTTCCCCTCCCTTTGCGCCCCCACCCGGCGGCGCAAAAGGAAAAAACGCTGCTCATTTGAAATGCGTAGCGGGATAGAGTCTTGCCTTTCCTCCGCAAACCTATTGACTGAACCCAGCGACCAACCGCCAGCCCACGCGCGTCCATGCTGTCCAGCACGCCTACTGTCACCTCCCAGCCGACGATCACCGATGCCATTTCGGCCATCGATACGGCTCAGCGGTCCGCCCGCCAGCAGCAAGGGCTGATGGACGACTTCGTCACGACGGCGGAAAAACTCCTCGTCGAAGCCGAGCAGATCCTCGACAAGGCCGAGCGCATCCAGGACTCCGGCAGCACGGTCGACCTGCTCATCGTCGAGAGCAGCACCAAATTTGAAGGCATCGTCTCGCTGACCGAGAAGGTCTCCAACCAGGTCCAGAACTTCTCGATGCTGGTGGAAAACCTGCAGGACAACCTGCGCCAGATCATCAACATCCTCGACCACCTGCAGGACTCGATCAGCAGCAGCGGCGAGCTGAGCGGGCGACGCAGCCACGAAGACGAAGACGAGGAAACCGGCGCCGGCGTGCACATGTTTGGCGACGAAGGGGAAGACGACAACACCTCCCTCACCAACCCGTCCAAGATCCAGGCCATCATCAGCGAGACGACGAAGGACATCGACAGCCTGCACGAGACCGTCCTCCTCGTCTACGAAGACACCCAACTCGCTCAGGAAGCTTCCGAAGACCTGCGCCTGCGCATCAGCGAAGTGCGTGGCCACATCGAAAACCTCAAGGGCGACTACGCCGCCAACAGCCGCCTGATCGAGCAGTTCAAAAGCCTCAGCGAGCACATCCACCGCCTGACCGATCCCATCAGCCACAATCGTACGCAGATCGAGATGGGCCTCGAGGCCGTGGCACGCCTCAGCGACGGCTCCAGCAAGTCCAAGGCGGCCCTCAAGCGCTATTTCAAGAAGGTCAACAAGGAGACGGAGCGCCAGCACAACCCCGTCACCTTCTCCCAGGCCGCCAGCAGCAAGCCCGTCATCGTGCGCAGCTTCCTCTCCTCCCTGCTCGTGGGAGGCGTGGCTGCAGTGATCAACCTCGCTCTGCCCATCGCCCAAGGCCTGACCGTCGAGCCCCTCGCGCTGGGCCAGGTGCTCTTCATCGGCCTCGCCACCTACCTCGTGGCCACCATCGCCAGCGCCCAGGCCATCACCAACGCCGAGCACGAAACCGCTGGCGAATAAGCGCGGCCAGCAGGATGTTATTTTACGAGCGCCGGAAGTGATTCCGGCGCTTTTTCGCGTTTTTTGGGCAGAGGATTTGGTCTCACGCCAAGCCGCGAAGGCGCAAAGGAAATTCAGTCCTTCGCCTTAAAGCAGGGCCTACCCTTTCTATCCTCTACAAAACTCTCTGCGTCTTTGGCGCCTTGGCGTGAGGCCCATCTTCTTCAGTCCTTATCTGCGCTTCATCTGCGGCTAAAATACCCTCTTTCTTTTTGCTTAAGGCAGCTCCTGCCCGCGACCTGCCAAAAAGAGGCGGTACCAGTCTTCGCGGCCCAGCTCGATTTTCTGGGCGGCGGCGCAAGCCTTGATCCGCGCAGGGTCGCGCGTCCCCACCACCGGCTGCACGCCGGCGGGCAAGCGTAGCAGCCAACCCACTACGATCGCTTCCGGCGCCACGCGGTACTTCTGCGCCAGCTCGCTGACCAGGGCGCTCGTGGCCTCGATCCGCGCCTTCACCTCCGAGCCCTGCTTAAACTCGTCCCCTACCCGGCGACCGGAAAGATAGCCGTAAGCCAAAGGTGCCCAGGCCTGGGTGCGAATCTTGTGCAACTGATGAAAATCGAGCGTCCCATCTGCCACCGTGCCCACCATCGGCTGGCGATCGGCCCCCGAGACGACCGCGCAATCGAGCAAGCTGCTCTTGATCAGACTCAGCTCGATCTGGTTGACGACGAGCGGCTGGTCGAGCGCGGCCTGCAGACGCATGATCTGCCACGGGGTATGGTTGGAGACGCCGAAATGCCGCACCCGCCCCTGCGCATGCAGCTCGCGAAAAGCCTGCGCCACCTCGTCGATCTCCATCAGCAGATCGGGCCGATGGAGCAGGAGGCAGTCGAGATAATCCGTCTGCAGGCGCTCCAGCGAGGCGTTGACCGTGCGCATGATGTGCGCGTAGGAAAAATCGAAACGCTTGGGCGCGCCCGCCTCCGGCTCGTCGGCAAAGCGGATGCCCACCTTGCTCTGCAGCACATAATCGCGCCGCTTCAGGCCCAGCTCGCGCGCCAACTCCCCGAACAGGCGCTCGCTGCGGCCCCGACAATAAATGTCGGCGTGGTCGAAGAAGTTGATGCCCGCCTCTTGGGCCGCGACCAGCGCCGCGCGCGCCTGCCGACGGGCATCTTCGGAAATGTCCGTCCCCGGGGCCCAGTCGCCGCCGAAGTGCATACACCCCAGCGCCAACCGGCTCACGCTCTTGCCTTGGAAATCGATCTCGCCGCTCATGCCGCCAGCTTATCGCCTACCGGCGGGCTGACAACCATTTGCGACCGATTAACGGTGCGGAGCGTATATCATAGCGTTGAGGACCAAAAAAAAGCTGAGGCCATCGACGGCCTCAGCTGAAAGGTTTTTCTCTGCAGCCCCTCAACTAGCGATGAGCCTTGCGGCGCTCGAGCGAGGCCTTGATGAAGGCGGCGAAGAGCGGGTGCGGCAGGCGGGGCTTCGACTGGAACTCGGGGTGGAACTGCACGCCCACAAACCACGGGTGGTCGGGGTTTTCGACGATTTCCACCAAGTCGCGCTGCGGATTGACGCCCGCCAGACGCAGACCCGCCTGTTGCAAGGCCTCGCGGAACTGGTTGTTGAACTCGTAGCGGTGGCGGTGGCGCTCCGACACGGTCGGCTTGCCATAGGCCGCGCGCGACCAGCTGCCATCGAGCAGAGCACACTCGTAGGCCCCCAGGCGCATGGTCGCACCCTTGTCGCGCACGTCGCGCTGGTCTTCCATCAGGTTGATCACCGGGTAGGCCGTCTGCGGGTTGAACTCCATGCTGTTCGCGCCCTCGAGGCCGGCCACGTTGCGGGCAAACTCGATCACCGCGATCTGCATCCCCAGGCAAAGACCAAAGTAAGGGATCTTCTGCTCGCGGGCAAAACGGGCGGCCTGCACCTTGCCCTCGATCCCGCGCGAGCCGAAGCCGCCAGGCACGAGGATGCCGTCGTATTTCGCCAGCTCGGCGACCGCTTCGCGGGCCTCCAGATGCTCGGAGTCGATCCGGTGGACCTCCACCGCGCAGTCGTGAGCGATACCGCCGTGGGTGATCGACTCGTAGACGCTCTTGTAGGCGTCCTGCAGCTCGATGTACTTGCCCACCACCGCGATGTCGATCCGGTGCTTGGGGTATTTGAGGATGCGCACCACTTCCGGCCACGCGTCTTCCTTCACCTCAAGATTGCCGAGGCCCAGCTGGTCGAGCACGAGCTGGTCGACGCCCTCGTTTTCGAGCATCAGCGGCACTTCGTAAATCGAAGTCTCCACGTCGCGCTCTTCGATCACGGCCTTGACGGGCACGTTGCAGAAAAGGCTCAGCTTTTGGCGCAGGTCGCGGGCCAACGGCTTTTCCGTACGGCAGACGAGGATATCGGGCTGGATGCCGATCTCGCGCAGCTTGGCCACGCTCATCTGGGTCGGTTTGGTCTTCAGCTCACCGGCGGCGGCGAGGTAGGGCACCAGCGTCACGTGGATCGTGACCACATTTTGGCGCCCCTGCTCGAGCACGAACTGGCGGATGGCTTCCATGAAGGGCAGGCCCTCGATGTCGCCCACCGTGCCGCCGATCTCGGTGATGCACACGTCGACCTCTTCGTCGTTCGGGTCGAAGCGGCTCTTGATCTCGTTCGTCACGTGCGGGATCACCTGGATCGTCTGGCCCAGGAAGTCGCCCCGGCGCTCGCGGCGGATGATCGTGTCGTAGATCTGGCCGGAGGTCAGGTTGTTGTGGCGCGAGAGGTTGCCGTTGGTAAAACGCTCGTAGTGGCCGAGGTCGAGGTCGGTCTCCGAGCCGTCGTCGAGCACGTAGACTTCGCCGTGCTGGAAGGGGTTCATCGTCCCCGGGTCGACGTTGAGGTAGGGGTCGAACTTCTGCAGCTTCACCCGCAGCCCGCGCTGCTCAAGCAGAGCGCCGAGCGCGGCCGCCGTGAGGCCCTTGCCCAAGGATGAAACTACGCCACCGGTGACAAAAATGTATTTGGTCATGATCCAGAAAAACAATCGCGCCGCGCGTACGCACGGAAGTGGATACGGTCGTGGAAACAGACATCTAAGGGGTCACAAGGCGCGGCAGGCAAATGAAAATTCCACCGACTCGCCACCTCATGTCTCAAGCCCCGCTCCCACGCCGGTTCAGTTGGCGCCCGATACGGTCGGGATCACGGCGACAATCGATAACCGCATAGATCGAAACCACCCCGTCTTCTACCCGGTAATAAATCGCATAAGGGAAGCGCCTGGAGAGCATCCAGTGAAAGCCCGCCTTCAACCGGTGGACGCCAGCGATATGGTTCAGCCGGTCAATATCGGAATAGAGAGTATTCAGGAAGTAGTCACCCAACTTGGGTTCCCTAAACTCATAGAAGCGATACCCCTCCAGCAGGTCAGCCCTGGCTTCCTCAAGAATCCTGATCTTCATGAGCAGCGCGCCTGATCTCTACCTTTGCAATCTCCCAGTCCGAAAATGAAGAAGCCCCCGTAGCCGCTCTTCGCTCACGCTCCCGCAGCACGTCTTCATGCCACGCCGGGGGACTGAACGTGCTCTCCTCGCCACTGATGTCGGCCCAGAGGGTTTCCATCACTTCGAGTTTCTCCGCCAAGGTCATCTCCTCTAAAGGAAGCACGACTTTCATAGCCTCAGGTTGCCTTCAGTCGGGCGAGATCGCAACTTCGTTTTTCGAGCACCCAAACGATCTCAAACCTCCTCAAGACCTGTAATTTGGCCGATACGCTCAACAGCTTAAATTCAGAAAACTCTTGGCCGAGCTGGGCGATAAACTGGCAGAGGAGGCCAATGCCAAGCCCAAACCGAAGACGTCTCTCTGAAGCCTTGGAACAGCAGATTGATCGGACAAAATTTGGCGGAAAGACAAAGCCGGCTTAAGCTCCTGATGGGATGAAGACAGCTCCTCTTGCCCCGCCCAATTCGATGGCGTTTGTAAAAAGCCGGTGACGGCCTTTTTACAGCAGGGGCTTCCCTTCAGTCTTTTCCGCAAGTTGTTCTAAACCGGGGCGCGCTAAAACCGTATTTTACCGTTGCCAGAGGCCATCCGGCCCCTAGCGTCTGCCCAATGGCAACCGTACCCCAACTCCTCGCTTGGCACATCTGTGACAACGTCCACGTCGATCCTTCGACGGGCAAGACCTTCTTGCTCGGCTGTTTCTCGGCGGTTCGTTCCCGACAGTTCCCGGCGACACACCCTCGCATGATCTGGTTCCTCACGATTGGGGACGTCGCGCAGGGCAAACACATGCTTCGCATCTCCATGGGCTTGGAGATGGACAAGCTGGAAAAGCTCGTAGAGCGCGAATTCGAGTCTCCCGGCCCCCAGCAGCAAATCAACCTCATCAATCAGATGCAAAACCTGCAGTTCGAAACTCCGGGCAATTACCAGATTCTGATCGAGGTCGATGGCGAACCGCTGTTGGTGACGAGCCTCATCATTGCGGAATAGCCATCACCTGAATATGGATAATCACGAGAAGCATACCGAATTTGACCTGATCGGCGTGGGTTCTCCCATCGTGGACACGCTGGTCCATATCGACGAAGCCTTCCTCACCTCCCGCCAAGCTGAAAAGGGCGGGATGGTGCTGATCGACGAAGAGAACATGCAGGAGCTGCTCAAGGCCGTGCCCGCGGGAGCGGACATGCCCGGCGGCTCCTCCGGCAACACAGCCTACACCTGCTCCATCCTGGGCTTGAGGACGACCTTCCTCGGCAAGCTCGGGTCGGACGAAGGCGGCAAGTTCTACCGCAAGAGCTTCCAGGAAGTTGGGGGTAATGACGAACGCTTCAAGGTCGGCCGTATGGCCAACGGGCGTTGCCTCTCGCTGATCACGCCCGATGGCGAG comes from Verrucomicrobiota bacterium JB022 and encodes:
- a CDS encoding type II toxin-antitoxin system RelE/ParE family toxin, which produces MKIRILEEARADLLEGYRFYEFREPKLGDYFLNTLYSDIDRLNHIAGVHRLKAGFHWMLSRRFPYAIYYRVEDGVVSIYAVIDCRRDPDRIGRQLNRRGSGA
- a CDS encoding aldo/keto reductase, which produces MSGEIDFQGKSVSRLALGCMHFGGDWAPGTDISEDARRQARAALVAAQEAGINFFDHADIYCRGRSERLFGELARELGLKRRDYVLQSKVGIRFADEPEAGAPKRFDFSYAHIMRTVNASLERLQTDYLDCLLLHRPDLLMEIDEVAQAFRELHAQGRVRHFGVSNHTPWQIMRLQAALDQPLVVNQIELSLIKSSLLDCAVVSGADRQPMVGTVADGTLDFHQLHKIRTQAWAPLAYGYLSGRRVGDEFKQGSEVKARIEATSALVSELAQKYRVAPEAIVVGWLLRLPAGVQPVVGTRDPARIKACAAAQKIELGREDWYRLFLAGRGQELP
- a CDS encoding addiction module protein, which produces MKVVLPLEEMTLAEKLEVMETLWADISGEESTFSPPAWHEDVLRERERRAATGASSFSDWEIAKVEIRRAAHEDQDS
- a CDS encoding CTP synthase — its product is MTKYIFVTGGVVSSLGKGLTAAALGALLEQRGLRVKLQKFDPYLNVDPGTMNPFQHGEVYVLDDGSETDLDLGHYERFTNGNLSRHNNLTSGQIYDTIIRRERRGDFLGQTIQVIPHVTNEIKSRFDPNDEEVDVCITEIGGTVGDIEGLPFMEAIRQFVLEQGRQNVVTIHVTLVPYLAAAGELKTKPTQMSVAKLREIGIQPDILVCRTEKPLARDLRQKLSLFCNVPVKAVIEERDVETSIYEVPLMLENEGVDQLVLDQLGLGNLEVKEDAWPEVVRILKYPKHRIDIAVVGKYIELQDAYKSVYESITHGGIAHDCAVEVHRIDSEHLEAREAVAELAKYDGILVPGGFGSRGIEGKVQAARFAREQKIPYFGLCLGMQIAVIEFARNVAGLEGANSMEFNPQTAYPVINLMEDQRDVRDKGATMRLGAYECALLDGSWSRAAYGKPTVSERHRHRYEFNNQFREALQQAGLRLAGVNPQRDLVEIVENPDHPWFVGVQFHPEFQSKPRLPHPLFAAFIKASLERRKAHR